From the Rhodococcus sp. NBC_00297 genome, one window contains:
- a CDS encoding DUF1542 domain-containing protein — protein MEPLLLIIVVVALVVGVVVVSQRRSGRRSLESLDDAKADARQAIERLGGQVYNLVGSDTASKQALADASERYTAAGSQIDQAQSPTQARLAKQTALEGLYYIRAARLAMGMDPGPEVPTIDGQKSAGEVTEERTVDYEGRAVTASPGPSEKTPNYYPGGRVAGRPVPAGWYSEPWWKPALVAGAWGMGSMFLFSAMFSGMAGVGYGADNFASGEGDGTDMSDGGYDGGGDSDGGGFDGGGDFGGGGDFGGGGDFGGGGDFGGF, from the coding sequence ATGGAACCTCTGCTCCTGATCATCGTCGTCGTGGCTCTGGTCGTCGGCGTCGTCGTCGTGTCCCAGCGCAGGTCCGGCCGACGGAGTCTCGAGTCGCTCGACGACGCCAAGGCCGACGCGCGTCAGGCCATCGAGCGCCTCGGCGGCCAGGTGTACAACCTGGTGGGCTCGGACACTGCCTCCAAGCAGGCTCTGGCCGACGCGTCCGAGCGCTACACGGCCGCGGGCTCACAGATCGATCAGGCGCAGTCCCCCACCCAGGCGCGTCTGGCCAAACAGACTGCGCTGGAAGGGCTCTACTACATCCGCGCTGCCCGGCTGGCGATGGGCATGGACCCCGGCCCCGAGGTCCCTACCATCGACGGACAGAAGTCCGCGGGCGAGGTCACCGAGGAACGCACCGTCGACTACGAGGGTCGGGCCGTGACCGCGAGCCCCGGACCGTCCGAGAAGACGCCGAACTACTACCCCGGCGGACGCGTGGCGGGTCGCCCCGTCCCTGCGGGCTGGTACTCCGAGCCGTGGTGGAAGCCCGCCCTCGTGGCCGGCGCGTGGGGCATGGGATCCATGTTCCTGTTCTCCGCGATGTTCTCCGGGATGGCCGGCGTGGGCTACGGGGCGGACAACTTCGCCAGTGGTGAGGGCGACGGGACCGACATGAGCGACGGGGGCTACGACGGTGGGGGCGACTCCGACGGCGGCGGGTTCGATGGCGGTGGCGACTTCGGCGGTGGTGGCGACTTCGGCGGTGGTGGCGACTTCGGGGGCGGCGGCGACTTCGGAGGTTTCTGA